In the genome of Desulfuromonas sp. DDH964, one region contains:
- a CDS encoding EamA family transporter: MSTQALLLILFSALMHALWNLLVKRSGDKTVFIWWMFLASGSLFTLLLPLLPGPMPRPDLRILLLAGGGGACFVAYHLFTGRAYRSGDLSLTYPLAQTAILYVPLWGVLLLGEKLTPLGSAGILLIVAGAWCVQLQRLSFDEALRPLRNLGQPAVQAALLAGFTYSVGAVIDKTGVMAFSPLYFTYLLVVWMFLLMSANLLRRRYRGRVLAEWRLSRPLILASGPVMMSSFLSFRYGLKLAPMSYAVPVRQVSLLFGVLLGTLLLGERYGRIRFFAAGLILIGVSLVRLG, from the coding sequence ATGAGTACCCAGGCCCTGCTCCTCATCCTCTTCTCGGCGCTGATGCACGCCCTGTGGAACCTGCTGGTCAAGCGCAGCGGGGACAAGACGGTCTTTATCTGGTGGATGTTCCTCGCCTCGGGGAGCCTCTTTACCCTCCTTCTCCCCCTTCTCCCCGGACCGATGCCACGGCCCGACCTGCGCATCCTGCTGCTGGCGGGCGGGGGGGGCGCCTGTTTCGTCGCCTACCATCTCTTCACCGGCCGCGCCTACCGCAGCGGCGATCTTTCCCTCACCTATCCGCTGGCGCAGACGGCGATTCTCTACGTTCCGCTCTGGGGAGTCCTGCTGCTGGGGGAGAAACTGACCCCCCTCGGCAGCGCCGGAATTCTGCTGATCGTCGCCGGCGCCTGGTGCGTGCAATTGCAGCGGCTCTCCTTCGACGAGGCCTTGCGGCCGCTGCGCAATCTGGGGCAGCCGGCCGTTCAGGCGGCCCTCCTCGCCGGTTTTACCTACTCGGTGGGAGCGGTCATCGACAAGACCGGGGTGATGGCGTTTTCCCCGCTCTACTTCACCTACCTGCTGGTGGTCTGGATGTTCCTGCTGATGAGCGCCAATTTGCTGCGCCGCCGTTACCGCGGCCGGGTGCTGGCGGAGTGGCGACTCAGCCGGCCGCTGATCCTCGCCTCGGGCCCGGTGATGATGAGCTCTTTTCTCAGCTTCCGTTACGGCCTCAAACTGGCGCCGATGAGTTACGCGGTGCCGGTGCGCCAGGTCAGCCTTCTCTTCGGTGTCCTGCTCGGCACTCTGCTGCTCGGCGAACGCTATGGCCGCATCCGTTTTTTTGCCGCCGGCCTGATCCTGATCGGGGTTTCCCTGGTGCGTCTGGGGTAG
- a CDS encoding DUF2155 domain-containing protein: MSRPFRLLLPLLLILALLLFGCSPQEEQPAKQAKTAKTSSRVVVPESVQGKWKAVKIAVLDKETQKEVTYTVDIGAAFKVGGGNLQVKVENFLPAFVMDGTTMTSASNLTRNPAAQIVINEDGKELYRGWLFSLYPATHAYQHPRYSFSLVDFVPAKAKKG, encoded by the coding sequence ATGTCCCGACCGTTTCGCCTGCTGCTCCCCCTCCTGCTGATTCTGGCGCTTCTCCTTTTCGGCTGCAGCCCGCAGGAGGAGCAGCCCGCGAAGCAGGCAAAGACGGCCAAGACGTCGTCGCGGGTGGTGGTCCCCGAATCGGTCCAGGGGAAATGGAAAGCGGTCAAGATTGCCGTGCTCGACAAGGAGACCCAGAAGGAGGTCACCTATACGGTCGATATCGGTGCGGCCTTCAAGGTGGGGGGCGGCAACCTGCAGGTCAAGGTGGAGAACTTCCTGCCGGCTTTCGTGATGGACGGGACGACCATGACCTCCGCGTCCAACCTGACCAGGAATCCTGCCGCCCAGATCGTTATCAACGAGGACGGCAAAGAGTTATACCGGGGCTGGCTCTTCAGCCTCTATCCCGCCACCCACGCTTACCAGCATCCCCGGTACAGTTTTTCCCTGGTCGACTTCGTCCCGGCCAAGGCAAAAAAAGGTTGA
- a CDS encoding HD domain-containing protein, translated as MKSLANFFFEVGMLKRTPRTGFQFLGSGAQSVAEHSFRTAIIGYTLARMDGAVDVGRVVQLCLFHDVPEARIGDLNYVAKKYVQADERRAVEDLARTLPFGDEYRDTWEEFAGGASREAQLAHDADQLEMILALKEYKDVGNQYADEWYPFSVRRLRTDLARRLAETIWMTDSSRWWFDDDSEWWVTGKPREEGGE; from the coding sequence ATGAAAAGTCTTGCCAATTTTTTCTTCGAAGTCGGGATGCTCAAGCGCACCCCGCGCACCGGATTCCAGTTTCTCGGTTCCGGCGCCCAGTCGGTGGCGGAGCACTCCTTTCGCACCGCGATCATCGGCTACACCCTGGCGCGCATGGACGGGGCGGTCGATGTCGGCCGGGTGGTCCAGCTCTGTCTCTTTCACGATGTGCCGGAGGCGCGGATCGGCGATCTCAACTATGTCGCCAAGAAGTACGTGCAGGCCGACGAGCGCCGCGCCGTCGAGGACCTGGCGCGGACGCTCCCCTTTGGCGACGAGTACCGCGACACCTGGGAGGAATTCGCCGGCGGCGCGAGCCGCGAGGCGCAGCTCGCCCACGATGCCGATCAGCTCGAAATGATCCTTGCCCTCAAGGAGTACAAGGATGTCGGTAATCAGTACGCCGACGAGTGGTATCCCTTTTCGGTGCGGCGCCTGCGCACCGACCTGGCGCGCCGCCTGGCCGAGACGATCTGGATGACCGATTCGAGCCGCTGGTGGTTCGATGACGACAGCGAATGGTGGGTGACGGGAAAGCCGCGGGAGGAGGGCGGGGAATGA
- a CDS encoding SEC-C metal-binding domain-containing protein, producing MTKTGRNESCPCGSGKKYKKCCLDKDEAVRRDEREALGSVPMAPDDDLQVEPEEEAVDPYMAKLYARFEAAGFDERLTMLREVLHEQQGIEDDVFDLVALLQQSATGEESRPEVNRCLGALRRQRADCWEQNMGYFVNYFLINALALNDTSEIGEYFLQASRQPDRHIDVYCSTIDLLAYHGQHKVLTEGLRLALPLVEKAEGLMSWVAGDIASRLIDCEVLAWVEAGATEADFNALRLVVEEILPEIDVENLRTYAEHLAGRRRVSAEALLDEKNCLDLERLSFLTASFTGYLNRVHGVPWITGLLAGREIYHYLSRREAGELKAPKRSRFGGRFRGPKPPTKGTAHPLCPDPDTLDRFIANQLHLFCNAYHAVAVLAQHLPAWNDFLEEREVEELDKSRGGLRPLATLIETLVRVLEKGSGDPALAPAVRQAWAGIV from the coding sequence ATGACCAAAACCGGACGCAATGAATCCTGCCCCTGCGGCAGCGGCAAAAAATACAAGAAATGCTGCCTGGACAAGGATGAAGCCGTCAGGCGCGACGAGCGAGAGGCGCTTGGATCTGTTCCTATGGCACCCGATGATGATTTACAGGTCGAGCCCGAAGAGGAGGCCGTCGATCCCTATATGGCCAAGCTTTATGCCCGGTTTGAAGCGGCCGGTTTTGATGAGCGCCTCACCATGCTCCGCGAGGTGCTGCACGAGCAGCAAGGCATTGAGGATGATGTGTTCGATCTTGTCGCGCTGCTGCAGCAATCGGCCACCGGCGAGGAGTCGCGCCCGGAGGTTAACCGCTGTCTCGGCGCGTTGCGTCGGCAGCGCGCCGACTGTTGGGAACAGAATATGGGTTATTTCGTCAACTATTTTCTGATCAACGCCTTGGCCCTGAACGACACCAGCGAAATCGGTGAATATTTTCTGCAGGCATCCCGGCAGCCCGACCGGCACATCGATGTCTACTGCAGCACCATCGATCTGCTCGCCTATCATGGTCAGCACAAGGTTTTGACCGAGGGGCTGCGCTTGGCCTTGCCTTTGGTCGAGAAGGCCGAGGGTTTGATGTCCTGGGTTGCGGGGGATATTGCCTCGCGGCTGATCGATTGCGAGGTCCTGGCCTGGGTGGAAGCTGGTGCGACCGAGGCGGATTTCAACGCTCTACGGTTGGTCGTGGAGGAGATCCTGCCGGAGATCGATGTCGAGAACCTGCGGACTTATGCCGAGCACCTGGCCGGGCGGCGGAGGGTCTCGGCGGAGGCCCTGCTGGATGAGAAGAATTGTCTCGATCTTGAGCGGCTCTCCTTTCTGACGGCCTCTTTTACCGGCTACCTGAACCGGGTGCATGGTGTTCCCTGGATCACCGGTCTGCTGGCCGGGCGGGAAATCTACCATTACCTATCCAGACGGGAGGCCGGCGAGTTGAAGGCCCCCAAACGTTCTCGCTTTGGCGGGAGGTTTAGGGGCCCGAAACCGCCAACGAAGGGGACGGCACACCCTCTATGTCCTGACCCGGACACCCTGGACCGCTTTATTGCAAACCAGTTGCACCTGTTTTGCAACGCGTACCATGCTGTTGCCGTTTTGGCGCAGCATCTGCCGGCCTGGAACGATTTTCTCGAAGAGCGGGAAGTGGAAGAGTTGGACAAGTCCCGCGGGGGATTGCGGCCCCTGGCTACTTTGATCGAGACGCTGGTCCGGGTCCTTGAAAAGGGTTCAGGCGATCCCGCACTGGCACCTGCGGTGCGGCAAGCGTGGGCAGGGATCGTTTGA
- the serS gene encoding serine--tRNA ligase, whose amino-acid sequence MLDLKYLRDNLDDAERRLTTRGGTLDLSGFRGLDARRRELLSESENLKAEKNRVSQLIGQTRDKSQVQGEIVRMKEVSARIKTLDDELKGVEAQLEELLLTLPNLPHEECPAGSDETMNREIRRWGEPRHFDFPPQAHWDLGEQLQILDFERAGKLTGARFSLARGAGARLERALINFMLDRHTAGDKYIEILPPFMVNRESMTGTGQLPKFEDDLFHVEGPDYFLIPTAEVPVTNIHRGEILAGSQLPISYTAYTPCFRKEAGSYGKDTRGLIRQHQFNKVELVKFVRPEESDAELQKLLADAESILQALELPYRVVDLCTGDLGFSAARTFDIEVWLPPQKTYREISSCSNFREFQARRASIRFRRDEGSRPEFVHTLNGSGLAVGRTLVAILENYQQADGSVLVPTVLQPYMGGLERISG is encoded by the coding sequence ATGCTCGACCTCAAGTACCTGCGCGACAACCTGGATGACGCCGAACGTCGGCTGACGACCCGCGGCGGCACCCTCGATCTCTCGGGGTTTCGCGGCCTCGACGCCCGCCGCCGTGAACTGCTGAGTGAATCCGAGAATCTCAAGGCGGAGAAGAACCGGGTCTCCCAGCTCATCGGCCAGACCCGGGACAAGAGCCAGGTGCAGGGTGAAATCGTCCGCATGAAGGAGGTTTCGGCCCGGATCAAGACCCTCGACGACGAACTCAAGGGAGTCGAGGCACAACTGGAAGAGTTGTTGCTGACCCTCCCCAACCTTCCCCACGAGGAGTGCCCCGCCGGCAGCGACGAAACCATGAACCGCGAGATCCGGCGCTGGGGTGAACCGCGCCACTTCGACTTCCCGCCCCAGGCCCATTGGGACCTGGGCGAGCAGTTGCAGATTCTCGACTTCGAACGCGCCGGCAAACTCACCGGAGCGCGCTTTTCCCTGGCGCGCGGCGCCGGTGCGCGGCTGGAGCGGGCCCTGATCAACTTCATGCTCGACCGCCACACGGCCGGGGATAAATATATTGAAATTTTGCCCCCCTTCATGGTAAACAGGGAATCCATGACGGGGACCGGGCAGCTCCCCAAGTTTGAAGACGATCTTTTCCACGTTGAAGGTCCGGACTATTTCCTGATCCCGACCGCGGAAGTTCCGGTGACCAACATTCACCGCGGCGAAATTCTCGCCGGATCGCAGCTGCCGATCAGCTATACCGCCTATACGCCCTGCTTCCGCAAGGAGGCCGGCTCCTACGGCAAGGACACCCGCGGTCTGATCCGTCAGCATCAGTTCAACAAGGTCGAGCTGGTCAAGTTTGTCCGGCCCGAAGAGTCCGACGCCGAACTGCAGAAGCTCCTCGCCGATGCCGAGTCGATCCTGCAGGCGCTGGAACTGCCGTACCGGGTCGTGGACCTTTGCACCGGGGATCTTGGCTTCTCCGCCGCCCGGACCTTCGATATCGAGGTCTGGTTGCCGCCCCAAAAGACCTACCGGGAGATCAGCTCCTGTTCCAACTTCCGGGAATTCCAGGCGCGGCGGGCGTCGATTCGTTTCCGTCGCGACGAGGGGAGCCGTCCCGAGTTCGTGCACACGCTCAACGGTTCGGGCCTGGCCGTCGGCCGGACCCTGGTGGCAATCCTTGAGAATTACCAGCAGGCCGATGGCTCGGTGCTGGTGCCCACGGTGCTGCAGCCCTACATGGGCGGGCTGGAGCGGATTTCGGGCTAG
- the tadA gene encoding tRNA adenosine(34) deaminase TadA, with protein sequence MPVNLADQQDRGFMHEALVEAAAARRLGEVPIGAVVVQDGRIIARGHNLRETSNDPTTHAEMVAIRQAAARLDSWRLLDCTLYVTLEPCVMCMGAIILARIPRLVYGCRDPRVGAAGSIYDLSSDERFNHRVSVTEGVLGAECSATLSEFFRELREKKRKPAMPD encoded by the coding sequence ATGCCCGTGAATCTTGCCGACCAACAAGACAGGGGCTTTATGCACGAGGCCCTGGTGGAGGCCGCAGCCGCTCGCCGGCTGGGCGAGGTTCCCATCGGGGCCGTCGTCGTTCAGGATGGGCGGATCATCGCCCGCGGCCACAACCTGCGCGAGACCAGCAACGACCCGACCACCCACGCTGAAATGGTCGCCATCCGCCAGGCCGCCGCCCGGCTCGACTCCTGGCGACTCCTCGACTGCACACTCTATGTCACGCTCGAGCCGTGTGTGATGTGCATGGGGGCGATCATCCTGGCGCGGATACCGCGGCTGGTTTACGGTTGCCGCGACCCGCGGGTCGGCGCCGCCGGTTCGATCTACGATCTTTCCAGCGACGAGCGCTTCAACCATCGGGTCAGTGTCACCGAGGGGGTGCTCGGCGCGGAGTGCAGCGCGACCCTCAGCGAGTTCTTTCGCGAGCTGCGGGAAAAAAAACGCAAACCGGCGATGCCGGATTGA
- a CDS encoding class II fumarate hydratase: protein MATTRTERDSMGTMEVPVDALYGAQTARAVENFPVSGLVFPRPFLRALGMIKERAARVNLELGLLDRDRAMAIMEAAEEVIEGRLDAHFVVDIFQTGSGTSTNMNANEVIANRAAQLLGASSGGPAIHPNDHVNLGQSSNDVIPTALHLAAAVEIRQRLMPALFSLQEALGEKAEAFDDIVTIGRTHLQDAVPVRLGQIFSGYARQVALAIRRLEEAQEGLLELPLGGTALGTGINTHPEFAGRVIAGLAEVTGLSFREAVNHFEAQAARDAAVAASGALRGTAAALFKIANDIRFLASGPRCGLGELVLPAVQPGSSIMPGKVNPVMAESLIQVCTQVIGNDAAIGLSGLSGNFELNVMMPVMTHNLLQSISLLERASTLFAARCVKGLQADRQRCESLIERSLAMVTALAPVLGYDRAAALAKQASEEQKTIREVVLAAGDLDADELARLLDPRPLTEPGLPGAAG, encoded by the coding sequence ATGGCCACTACCCGCACTGAACGCGATTCCATGGGGACGATGGAGGTCCCCGTCGATGCCCTCTACGGCGCCCAGACCGCCCGCGCCGTCGAAAACTTTCCGGTCTCCGGCCTGGTCTTCCCGCGCCCCTTCCTGCGCGCCCTGGGGATGATCAAGGAGCGGGCAGCCCGGGTCAACCTCGAACTGGGCCTGCTCGACCGCGATCGCGCCATGGCGATCATGGAAGCGGCCGAGGAGGTTATCGAAGGGCGCCTCGACGCCCACTTCGTGGTCGACATCTTCCAGACCGGCTCCGGCACCAGCACCAACATGAACGCCAACGAGGTCATCGCCAACCGCGCCGCCCAGCTTCTCGGCGCCAGTTCCGGCGGGCCGGCGATCCACCCCAACGACCATGTCAACCTCGGCCAGTCGAGCAACGACGTCATCCCCACCGCCCTCCACCTCGCCGCGGCGGTGGAGATCCGCCAGCGCCTGATGCCGGCCCTCTTCAGCCTGCAGGAGGCCCTCGGCGAGAAGGCCGAAGCCTTTGACGATATCGTCACCATCGGCCGCACCCACCTGCAGGACGCGGTCCCGGTACGCCTCGGGCAGATCTTTTCCGGCTACGCGCGCCAGGTCGCCCTCGCCATCCGCCGGCTGGAGGAGGCCCAGGAGGGCCTTTTGGAGCTCCCCCTCGGCGGCACCGCCCTCGGCACCGGCATCAACACCCACCCGGAATTTGCCGGCCGCGTCATCGCTGGCCTCGCCGAGGTTACCGGCCTCTCCTTTCGCGAAGCGGTCAACCACTTCGAAGCCCAGGCCGCCCGGGACGCCGCGGTGGCTGCCAGCGGCGCGCTGCGCGGCACCGCCGCCGCCCTCTTCAAGATCGCCAACGATATCCGCTTCCTCGCCAGCGGCCCCCGCTGCGGCCTCGGCGAGCTGGTGCTGCCGGCGGTGCAGCCGGGGAGCTCGATCATGCCCGGCAAGGTCAACCCGGTAATGGCCGAGAGCCTTATCCAGGTCTGCACCCAGGTCATCGGCAACGACGCCGCCATCGGCCTCTCCGGTCTCTCGGGCAACTTCGAGCTCAACGTGATGATGCCGGTCATGACTCACAACCTGCTGCAGTCGATCAGCCTGCTGGAACGGGCGAGCACCCTCTTTGCCGCCCGCTGCGTCAAGGGGCTGCAGGCGGACCGCCAGCGCTGCGAGTCGCTTATCGAGCGCAGCCTGGCGATGGTGACCGCCCTCGCCCCGGTTCTCGGCTATGACCGCGCCGCCGCCCTTGCCAAGCAGGCGAGCGAGGAGCAGAAGACGATCCGGGAAGTGGTCCTGGCGGCGGGGGACCTCGACGCCGACGAGCTCGCCCGCCTTCTCGATCCGCGGCCGCTCACCGAACCGGGGCTGCCGGGCGCGGCCGGCTGA